The genomic interval CTGGTGGAGGTCCCCGCGGGCGAAGACCATGGCGGGGCGTCGCGCACCGCCTTCGATGAGGTGGGCGACGGCCAGGCGCCCTCCCTCGACGTCGTCCACGGAGACGGTCGAGCCGCCGGCGCCCCCGCCCGAGCGCCCGTCCGCCCCTCGTTCCCCCTCGTCCTCGACCATCACCACGGGGGTGCCGCGATCGACGATCGAGCGGACCAGCTCGCGGTCGGTGCCTGCGGAGGCGAGGAGGATGCCGCGCACGCGCTGCTCCTCGAAGAGGGAGAGGTAGAGCTTCTCGCGCTCGGCGCTGTTGCCCGAGCTGCCCACGATCACGGCGAGCCCGGAGTCCTCGGCGGCGGCCTCCATGCCGTGCACGAGGTCCGCGTAGAAGGGGTTCGTCGAGTCCAGGACGATCGCGCCGACGGTCCGCGAGCGGCCCATCTTCAGCAGGCGCGCGGCGTCGTTGCGCACGTACCCGAGGTCGGCGATGGCCTGCTCGACGCGGGCCCGACGGTCCGCGGAGACGATGTCGGGCCGGTTCAGCACGTTCGAGACGGTGCCCACGGACACCCCGGCCGCACGGGCCACGTCCTTCATGCCGACCGGTCGCGAGTTCACCACGGCCCAGACGCTACCCCACGGCGCGCCCGTCGGCCCCCGCGCCGGCCCACTCTTGCAACGTTTCATCAACCGTGATGGACTTGCGTCGCACCGCGCCGCGCACGGCTCCGCGCCGCCCGCGCCGCGCACTCCGCACCCCTGACACCGTCGTCCTCCGCAGGAGCAGCCCTCATGTCCTCCGCCCCCTCCCCCGCCGACATCCTCGCGGAGTCCCTCGCGATCACCGCACCCGTGGACACCGGCCGCCTGCCGGTGCTCAGCGGCGCCCTGGCCCTCGCGCAGGACGCCGATCAGGTCACCCGCGCCACCCTCCACGCGACCTCCCACGGCGTCTACGAGGCCACGCTGAACGGGCTCCCGGTGACGGACTCGCTGCTCAACCCGGGGTGGACGGTCTACGAGCGGCGCCTCCAGGTCGCTGCCTTCGATGTCACGGACCTCGTCCACGAGGCCCCGATCGAGGACCCGGACGCCCCGGCACTGCGCCTGGACGTGACCCTCGCGGGCGGCTGGTGGCGCGGCGACCTGGGCTTCGAGAACGCCGACGCGAACTACGGCGACGACCTCGCGCTGCTCGCCGTCCTCGAGGTCGTCTTCGCGGACGGCACGGTCCAGCGCCTGCGCACCGACGAGTCCTGGGCCTCGCGCCTGACGGGCATCGAGCTCGCGAACATCTACCAGGGACAGCGCGAGGACCGCCGCCTCGCCCTCTCGGCCCCCGAGCCGGTGCGCGTCGTCGAGATCGACCGCTCGACCCTGATCCCGCAGGCGTCGCCGCTGATCACCCGCCACGAGACCCTCGCGCCGCAGCGGATCTGGACCTCGCCGTCGGGCCGGACGCTGCTGGACTTCGGGCAGAACCTCGTCGGCTTCCTCCGCTTCTCGGTCACCGGTCCCGCCGGCACCGAGATCACGCTGCGCCATGCGGAGGTCCTCGAGCACGAGGAGCTCGGCACCCGTCCCCTGCGCGGCGCCGAGGCGACCGACCGCATCGTCCTTTCCGGGGATCCCGAGGGCGAGTTCTTCGAGCCCACCCTCACCTTCCACGGCTTCCGGTACGCCGAGATCACCGGCTGGCCCGGCGAGCTCGCCGCGGAGGACATCGAGGCCGTCGTGGTCGGCTCGGACATCACCCGCACCGGCTGGTTCGAGAGCTCCCATCCGGGGGTGAACCAGCTGGTGAGCAACTCCGTCTGGTCGCAGCGCGGGAACTTCCTCGCCGTCCCCACGGACTGCCCGCAGCGCGACGAGCGCCTGGGCTGGACCGGCGACATCGCCGCTTTCGCCGCGACCGCCGCCTTCCAGTTCGACGTCGCCGACTTCCTGCACGCCTGGCTGCTGGACCTCGCCGCGGAGACCGAGGCCAACCCCGACGGCTGGGTCCCGTTCGTGATCCCCGACCTGCTCAAGCTCGCCCACCACGACCCCGAGGTCGAGGCCGCGGGATGGGCCGGGGCGACTGCGATCTGGGGCGACGCCGCGGTCTGGGTGCCCGAGGCCCTCTGGAACGCCTACGGCGACCTCGAGCGCCTGCGCGAGGAGTACCCGGGTATGGTGCTGCACCTGCGCAGCGTCGAGAAGGCGCTCTCCCCGAGCGGCCTGTGGGACACGGGCTTCCAGTTCGGCGACTGGCTGGACCCGGACGCCTCCCCGCACGCCCCCGCCGACGCGAAGGCCGACAAGGGCGTGGTCGCGACCGCGTGCCTCGTGCGCTCCGCGCGCTTCGCGAGCCGCGCAGCCCACCTCATCGGCCGCGAGGAGGACGCCGCCCACTGGCAGGACCTCGCCGATCGCGTCCTCACCGCGTTCACCGACGCCTATGTGCACGAGGACGGCACGATCACCTCGGACTGCGCGACCGTCTACGCGCTCGCGATCTCCTTCGATCTGCTCGCGCCCCGGACCCGCGAGAGGGCCGGCGAGCGCCTGGCCGAGGTGGTGCGCGCCGCCGAGTACCGCGTCTCCACCGGCTTCGCCGGAACCCCCTTCGTCACCTGGGCGCTCTCGGAGACGGGGCACGTCGAGGACGCCTACCGCCTGCTGCTCGAGGAGGAGTGCCCCTCGTGGCTCTACCCCGTCTCGATGGGTGCGACGACGATCTGGGAGCGCTGGGACTCGATGCTCCCCGACGGCTCCATCAACCCCGGCGAGATGACGAGCTTCAACCACTACGCGCTGGGCGCGGTCGCCGACTGGATCTACCAGGTCGTCCTCGGCATCCGCGCCGCGGAGCCCGGCTACCGGCGCGTGCGCATCCAACCGGTCCCCGGCCCGGGCCTCGACTGGGCGCGCGGGGCCCTGGACTCACCGGTCGGCCGCATCGAGGTCTTCTGGAGCACCGAGGGGGCCGACGGCCCAGCGACCGACGGTCCGGCGGCCGACGGGGGCTTCCGACTCGAGGTCACGATCCCCGAGGGGATCCTCGCCCAGATCGTCCTGCCCGACGGCCGGGTCGAGGAGGTCGTGGGCGGCTCTCACACGTTCTGAGACGGCGCGGGCGGCGCGGTGGTCCCGCGCAGCACGAGCTCGGTGGGCAGGAGACGGTGCAGCGGCGCCACGGCGTCGTCCGCTCCGCGGTCGAGCAGCGCATCGATCGCGGCCTCGCCGATCTCGGCGCGCGGCACGCGCACGGTGGTCAGCCCGGGCGCGAGCATGCCCGCGAACTCGATGTCGTCCCAGCCGATCACGCTGAGCGCACCCGGGACGTCGACGCCCCGGGTGCGCAGGTGGTCGACGAGCCCGAGCGCCATCACGTCGTTGTAGACGAGCACCGCGCCCACGCCCGAGCCGAGCACGGCCTCGGCGGCCTGCGCGCCTCCCTCGGCCGTCGGCGGGAAGCGCCCCAGGTCCACCTGCTCCATGCCTGCCCGGCAGGCCAGCGCGATCGCCCGACGCCGATCGGCGTCCGAGCGGCTCGCCTCGGGGCCGCCCACGTAGCCGATGCGCGTGTGCCCGAGCTCCGCGAGGTGCCGCACGGCCGCGCCCACCCCGGGCTCGGGATCCGCGAGCACCCCCGGGAGGCCCGGATCGGTGCGGTTGACCAGGGCGAGGCGGGTGAGGCCCGCGGCCTCGCGCAGGCTCGCCTCGTCCATGCGGCTCGAGCACAGCACGATCCCGTCGACCTGCTGGGCGAGCGTCCGCACGAGCGGCAGCTCGCCCTCGGGCTCCTCCTCGGCGTCGGCCAGCAGCAGCTGCACGCCGCGCTCGCGGGCCCGCGCCCGCGCCCCCTTGAGCACCGCCGGGTAGAAGGGGTTGAGCAGGTCGGGGACGACCACCCCCACCACGTCGCGCCTGCCCGTGACCAGCGCGCGAGCGGTGGAGTTCGCGACGTAGCCGAGCTCCTGGGCGGCCTCGAGGATCCGCGTGCGGGTCGCCGCTCCCACCATGTCGGGGCGCTGGAAGGCGCGGGAGGCGGTCGCGACCGAGACCTGCGCCCGCGCGGCGACCTCCCGCAGCGTCGCGACCATCGGCTCCCCCTTCGTGCTCGCCCGTCCTCGTGCCGCCTCGAAGCGTCGCGGCCTCGGCGTCGAGGCGGCGGCATCACCGTGCAACCGTTTCGAGGGCGGTGGGCGCACGGTCACTATATAGTCGTTCGAGCCCCGCGTTGCAAACGATTGCATCCCGGTGGGCCGCACGCCCGGGCACCCGTCCGGAACCGCCCCGGAGGCGGAGCCGGATCCGAGCCCGGAGCCCCTGCGCTCCCGTCGTCGCCATCTCGAGGAGGAGACCCCATGACCACGCCGCTCACCCTGCACCCCCATCGCGCGCTGCCCGCGGACCCGGCGGTGCGGGACATCGCCGTGCGGATCTACGAGCAGGTCGCGGGTCTCCCGCTGATCTCGATGCACGGGCACGTGGAGGCGCAGGCCTTCGCGGAGAACACACCGTTCGCCGATCCCGCCCAGCTGCTGATCGTGCCCGACCACTACGTGACCCGCATGCTCGCCTCCCAGGGCATCTCCTACGACGCGCTGGGCCTCGCGCGCAGCGACGGCGGCGCGGTCGAGACCGACTCCCGGAAGATCTGGCGCACGTTCTGCGAGAACTGGAAGCTCTACCGGGGCACGCCGTCGCGCTACTGGATCGAGCACGAGCTGGTCGAGGTCTTCGACGTCCACGAGATGCCGTCGGCCGAGTCCGCGGACCGCATCTACGACCAGATCGCCGCGGTCGTCGCGAGCGACGACTTCCGTCCCCAGCAGCTCCTGGACCGCTTCGACATCGAGATCATCTCGACCACGGACCCCGCGACCTCCGACCTCGCCTTCCACGCGAGCATCGCGGAGCAGGGCCTCGGCGAGCGCGTGGTGCCGACCTTCCGCCCCGACGCGGTCTTCCAGATCGGCGGCCCCGCATGGACCCGCGAGGTGGATGACCTCGCCGCGGTCTCCGGCATCGACACGGGCGACTTCTCGGGCTTCCTCGACGCGATCCGCGAGCGCCGCCGGGCCTTCGTCGCCGCGGGCGCTCGCGCCTCGGACCACGGGCACCTGCGGGCCGACACGACGCCGATGGATCCGGCCGACGCCGCGGCGCTCTATGCGCGCGTGCGCGCCGGGGAGCGGCCCAGCCGCGAGGAGGCGTTCGCCTTCGAGGCCCACATGCTGTTCATGACCGCCGAGATGTCCTGCGAGGACGGCCTGGTCATGCAGATCCACCCCGGGGTGCTGCGCGATCACCACTCGGGCGTGCTGGAGACCTACGGCAAGGACAAGGGCTACGACATCCCCGTGCCCGTGGACTACGCGCGCGGCGTGCAGCCCATGCTCGACCGCTTCGGCCGCGACCCGCGCTTCCACTGCATCCTGTTCACGATCGACGAGACCGTCTACTCGCGCGAGCTCGCCCCGATCGCGGGCACCTACCCCTCGGTGCGCCTGGGCGCCCCGTGGTGGTTCCTCGACTCGCCCGACGGCATGCGCCGCTTCCGCGAGCTCGCCACGGAGACCGCCGGGTTCTACAACCTGTCGGGCTTCGTCGACGACACCCGCGCCTTCGCCTCCATCCCCGCGCGCCACGACCTCTCGCGCCGCGTGGACGCCGGCTACCTCGCGAACCTGGTCGCCGAGCACCGCCTGGGCGAGGACGAGGCCACCGACGTCGCGATCGACCTCTCGACCACCCTCCCCCGCGCGGCCTACCCGCCCATCGCCCACTGAGCCGGCGCCGCGCGGCCGCCCGCGCGGCGCCGCCGCACCCTCGCCACCGCACCGCTTCCTGGAGGTCAGCACCGTGAGCACCCCGTCCACCCCCGCCGCCGCGGCATCCGCCGCCGGCGCCGCCCCGTCCGCGGGCGGCCGCCTCGTCCACCTGGGCATCGGCAACTTCTCCCGCGCCCACACGCTGCCGTACACGGCGGACGCCGGCGCGGGCGAGGACGCCTGGCGCGTCAGCGCCTTCACCGGCCGCTCCCCCGCGATCGCCGAGACGCTCGAGGCGCAGGGGAACCGCTACGGGCTCGTCGTCCGCGAGGCCGACGGCGACCAGGTGCGCCTGCTGGACGTCCTCGACGAGGTCCGCCCCGCGTCCGACATCGAGGCCCTGCAGCGCCTGATCGCGGATCCCGAGGTCTCCGTGGTGACGCTGACGATCACCGAGAAGGGGTACGCGGCGGGCGACGACCCTGCCGTCTCCGCCCCCGCGCGCCTCGCGCTCGGCCTGCGCGCACGCCGCGAGGCCGGCGTCGAGGAGCCGATCGCCCTGGTCTCGTGCGACAACCTGCCGGGCAACGGAGAGGTGCTGCGCGAGGCCGTGCTCTCCGCAGCCGACGCGGACACCCGCGGCTGGTTCGAGGACCACGTGGACGTCATCTCCACGATGGTCGACCGGATCACCCCGGCCGCGAGCGCCGAGGACCAGCGGATCGTCGAGGAGGCCACGGGCTTCGCCGACCGCGCGACCGTGGTCACCGAGCCCTTCACCGAGTGGGTCGTCCAGGACGCGTTCCGCGGGCGCCGCCCGGCCTGGGAGACGGCGGGCGCGCAGCTCGTCGAGGACGTCGAGGTGCACGAGAAGCGCAAGCTGCGTCTGCTCAACGGCGCCCACTCCCTCATGGCCTACGCGGGCCAGCTCGCCGGTCACGAGCGCGTGGACCAGGCGATCTCCGACCCGGCCGTGCGCGCCCTGGTCGATGCCCTCTGGGCCGACGCCCGCGCGACCCTCCCCCTGCCCGCCGCGGAGCTCGACGCCTACACGGCAGCGCTCGTCGAGCGCTTCGAGAACCCGCGCATGGCCGACGCCCTGGACCGCATCGCGGCCGACGGCTCGGTGAAGCTCACGGTGCGCGCCCTGCCCGTGATCGCCGACCGCGGCGGCCCCGCGCAGGCGTCCGGCGCCCTCGCGCTCGTCGCGGCCTGGACCGCCTTCGTCACCTGGCGCGTCGCCACCGGCACCTCGTTCTCGGATCCGCGGGCCGACGAGATCTCCGAGGCCGCCCGCCTCGAGGATCCGACGGCGCGCGTGCGGGCCCTGCTCGACATCGTCATCGACGGCGGCGCTCCGCAGGATCTCGTGGACGCGGTCGTCGCCGCCGAGGGGACGCTGCCCCGGGCCTGAGGCCCTTCCCCCTCAGCCTCGCAGGATCCGAAGCACCGGCACCTCGTGCAGGCCCCGGTGGACGTCTTCGAGGGCGCGATCGAGGTCCTGCAGCGCGAACCGCTCGCCGTACAGCCTCCGGGACTCCTCGACCATCGGTCCCACATGCGGGTCGACGGCCGAGGCCCCGGCCGCGGTGGTCAGGACCGTCAGCCGCAGCCGGTGCGTCCCGGGGCGCAGACGATCGGTGAGATCGAGGCGGTGCGGTGCCCGCCAGATGATCCCGGCCCGCTCGCCGTCGACCTCGACCACGGCGATCTCTTCCACGGGCGGGCGCACCTCCGCGCGGAAGCCGTGCGCGCCGTCCGGCCGAGGCATCGGCGCGCACGGCCCCAGGTCGAGCTCGACGCGCGCACCGGCCGGCACCTGCTCCGCCCCGATCTGGACCTCGATCTCGTAGACGCCGCATGAGCGTTCGGGCGCCAGCTCCCCCTCCCAGCTGTGCGGCAGGGTCACCTCGCGCTCCGCGTCCTCCGCGCTCGTGAAGGTCCACGGCCCCGCGAGGGCGAGCTGCGCGTGTGGCTCCGCCCGCGACGCGGTGCCTTCGAGCGACGCCGCGTCACCGTGCGCGTCGGTCCGGGCCGGCGTGCCGTCGCTCCCGACCAGCACGAGCGCCTGGTACGAGTGCAGCTCGAGGGTGATCGCCCCGTCGTCGACGCCGCCCCCGACCTCGTCCCCGCCACCGGCCTCGCCCTCCGCCCCGGCCGAGGACCGATCCCCGAGTGCGCGGCGTCCTCCGTCATCCGGATCGAGGACCTCCCAGTGCGCCCTGGGCGTGCGCGGGGTGATCGCGACGCGGCGCACCGTGCCCCCGGTGTTCGCCACCAGGTACAGGTCCCCGTCGTCCAGCCTGCGATGCACCGTCCCGATCTCACCGCCGTCGCCGCGGAGGGACACGTCGGGCGGGAGAGCGGAGCGCAGGGCCGCGCCGAACTCCGCCTCGGCGACCTGCTCCTGCGCGGGGCACGCCGGCGCCTCGACGGCGATCACGGTGCCGCCGGCCGCGCGCACCGCGTCGAGCCATGCGCGCGTCGTCTCCGGCATCCGGGTCGACCGGGCGACCACGACCACGGGGTAGGCGTTCGGTGCGAGGGTCTCGAGCGCGGGGTCGTCCACCAGGTCGAAGTCCCAGCCTCCCGTGCGGATCGCCGCCGGGATTCGGGGGCCGATGAGGTCGCGCGTGGCCTTGAACAGGTCGAAGCCGCCGGCGTGGGCGGTACGGGCGTCGTCGGCGGGCACCAGCACGGCCACGTCGGCGACCCGCTCCCCGCGCCGCAGAGCGCCGCAGAGCCGGGCGAGCGAGGTGGTGAGCTCCGGCATCGCGGGCCACCACGGACTGCGGTCGTCCAGCGCCCCGGCGGCGTAGAAGCGCCAGCCCAGTCCCGGCGCCTCGGGCGGCGAGTACGGCCAGCCGTGGCCGACGAACCGGGTGATGCCCGAGAGCAGGTGGTCGTGCGCCTCGGCGCGCAGGTCCAGCGGCGTCGCGCGGAAGGAGGGCGAGTGCACCCACGTCCACACCTCGCTCGAGACCACGCCGTGCCCCAGCAGGTGCGCGGCGGAGGACGCCCAGCGGCAGGCGGTGATCTCCTTCCAGCCCGCACCCTCCCCCTCGACGAGGTCGGCCGAGCGGTACGCGCTGAGCGTCACGGGCGGCTCGCCGTAGGCCTGGACGCGGAACGGGACGCCGTGGTCCGCGGCCCAGTCGCGGCAGACGGCCAGGAAGTTCTCCTCGACGAGCTCGCCGAGGGTGCGGCCCATGTCGACCCGCAGCTGCGCGGTGTCGGGTCCCTCGCCGCCGGCCTCCTCGGTGACGAGGCGGTGCAGCACGGGCACGGGGTCGTAGCCGCGGCGCCGCGCGAACTCCTCGGGCAGCCGCGGCGTCCAGCCCGCCTCGTACACCTCGAGGCTGTCGCAGAAGACCGAGCCCAGCAGCGCGGCGGGCACGGCGCCGAGCAGCGCCTCGCCCACGACGTCGAGATGGTGGCGGGTCGCGTCGGCGCTGAGGTGGTCGA from Brachybacterium kimchii carries:
- a CDS encoding alpha-L-rhamnosidase, which translates into the protein MSSAPSPADILAESLAITAPVDTGRLPVLSGALALAQDADQVTRATLHATSHGVYEATLNGLPVTDSLLNPGWTVYERRLQVAAFDVTDLVHEAPIEDPDAPALRLDVTLAGGWWRGDLGFENADANYGDDLALLAVLEVVFADGTVQRLRTDESWASRLTGIELANIYQGQREDRRLALSAPEPVRVVEIDRSTLIPQASPLITRHETLAPQRIWTSPSGRTLLDFGQNLVGFLRFSVTGPAGTEITLRHAEVLEHEELGTRPLRGAEATDRIVLSGDPEGEFFEPTLTFHGFRYAEITGWPGELAAEDIEAVVVGSDITRTGWFESSHPGVNQLVSNSVWSQRGNFLAVPTDCPQRDERLGWTGDIAAFAATAAFQFDVADFLHAWLLDLAAETEANPDGWVPFVIPDLLKLAHHDPEVEAAGWAGATAIWGDAAVWVPEALWNAYGDLERLREEYPGMVLHLRSVEKALSPSGLWDTGFQFGDWLDPDASPHAPADAKADKGVVATACLVRSARFASRAAHLIGREEDAAHWQDLADRVLTAFTDAYVHEDGTITSDCATVYALAISFDLLAPRTRERAGERLAEVVRAAEYRVSTGFAGTPFVTWALSETGHVEDAYRLLLEEECPSWLYPVSMGATTIWERWDSMLPDGSINPGEMTSFNHYALGAVADWIYQVVLGIRAAEPGYRRVRIQPVPGPGLDWARGALDSPVGRIEVFWSTEGADGPATDGPAADGGFRLEVTIPEGILAQIVLPDGRVEEVVGGSHTF
- a CDS encoding mannitol dehydrogenase family protein, encoding MSTPSTPAAAASAAGAAPSAGGRLVHLGIGNFSRAHTLPYTADAGAGEDAWRVSAFTGRSPAIAETLEAQGNRYGLVVREADGDQVRLLDVLDEVRPASDIEALQRLIADPEVSVVTLTITEKGYAAGDDPAVSAPARLALGLRARREAGVEEPIALVSCDNLPGNGEVLREAVLSAADADTRGWFEDHVDVISTMVDRITPAASAEDQRIVEEATGFADRATVVTEPFTEWVVQDAFRGRRPAWETAGAQLVEDVEVHEKRKLRLLNGAHSLMAYAGQLAGHERVDQAISDPAVRALVDALWADARATLPLPAAELDAYTAALVERFENPRMADALDRIAADGSVKLTVRALPVIADRGGPAQASGALALVAAWTAFVTWRVATGTSFSDPRADEISEAARLEDPTARVRALLDIVIDGGAPQDLVDAVVAAEGTLPRA
- a CDS encoding LacI family DNA-binding transcriptional regulator is translated as MVATLREVAARAQVSVATASRAFQRPDMVGAATRTRILEAAQELGYVANSTARALVTGRRDVVGVVVPDLLNPFYPAVLKGARARARERGVQLLLADAEEEPEGELPLVRTLAQQVDGIVLCSSRMDEASLREAAGLTRLALVNRTDPGLPGVLADPEPGVGAAVRHLAELGHTRIGYVGGPEASRSDADRRRAIALACRAGMEQVDLGRFPPTAEGGAQAAEAVLGSGVGAVLVYNDVMALGLVDHLRTRGVDVPGALSVIGWDDIEFAGMLAPGLTTVRVPRAEIGEAAIDALLDRGADDAVAPLHRLLPTELVLRGTTAPPAPSQNV
- the uxaC gene encoding glucuronate isomerase, whose product is MTTPLTLHPHRALPADPAVRDIAVRIYEQVAGLPLISMHGHVEAQAFAENTPFADPAQLLIVPDHYVTRMLASQGISYDALGLARSDGGAVETDSRKIWRTFCENWKLYRGTPSRYWIEHELVEVFDVHEMPSAESADRIYDQIAAVVASDDFRPQQLLDRFDIEIISTTDPATSDLAFHASIAEQGLGERVVPTFRPDAVFQIGGPAWTREVDDLAAVSGIDTGDFSGFLDAIRERRRAFVAAGARASDHGHLRADTTPMDPADAAALYARVRAGERPSREEAFAFEAHMLFMTAEMSCEDGLVMQIHPGVLRDHHSGVLETYGKDKGYDIPVPVDYARGVQPMLDRFGRDPRFHCILFTIDETVYSRELAPIAGTYPSVRLGAPWWFLDSPDGMRRFRELATETAGFYNLSGFVDDTRAFASIPARHDLSRRVDAGYLANLVAEHRLGEDEATDVAIDLSTTLPRAAYPPIAH
- a CDS encoding glycosyl hydrolase, which codes for MSGAGPGTGAGTAGAEAGTVSALRSGWRDPDPADRPMMRWWWFGPDQELGEIDRELEAMAAAGLGGAEVAFVHPLRETADRFGSPRMLAALRHAAERARELGLRLDVTLGSGWSFGGPHIGPEHASRRLRWERREISPAPLDVPARLSWPGDGLVGAYVGEGTAPTQWVHVPTATDAEALRIPAGLGPRTVLLAWSEVTGQQVKRSSAGAEGPVLDHLSADATRHHLDVVGEALLGAVPAALLGSVFCDSLEVYEAGWTPRLPEEFARRRGYDPVPVLHRLVTEEAGGEGPDTAQLRVDMGRTLGELVEENFLAVCRDWAADHGVPFRVQAYGEPPVTLSAYRSADLVEGEGAGWKEITACRWASSAAHLLGHGVVSSEVWTWVHSPSFRATPLDLRAEAHDHLLSGITRFVGHGWPYSPPEAPGLGWRFYAAGALDDRSPWWPAMPELTTSLARLCGALRRGERVADVAVLVPADDARTAHAGGFDLFKATRDLIGPRIPAAIRTGGWDFDLVDDPALETLAPNAYPVVVVARSTRMPETTRAWLDAVRAAGGTVIAVEAPACPAQEQVAEAEFGAALRSALPPDVSLRGDGGEIGTVHRRLDDGDLYLVANTGGTVRRVAITPRTPRAHWEVLDPDDGGRRALGDRSSAGAEGEAGGGDEVGGGVDDGAITLELHSYQALVLVGSDGTPARTDAHGDAASLEGTASRAEPHAQLALAGPWTFTSAEDAEREVTLPHSWEGELAPERSCGVYEIEVQIGAEQVPAGARVELDLGPCAPMPRPDGAHGFRAEVRPPVEEIAVVEVDGERAGIIWRAPHRLDLTDRLRPGTHRLRLTVLTTAAGASAVDPHVGPMVEESRRLYGERFALQDLDRALEDVHRGLHEVPVLRILRG
- a CDS encoding LacI family DNA-binding transcriptional regulator, which gives rise to MVNSRPVGMKDVARAAGVSVGTVSNVLNRPDIVSADRRARVEQAIADLGYVRNDAARLLKMGRSRTVGAIVLDSTNPFYADLVHGMEAAAEDSGLAVIVGSSGNSAEREKLYLSLFEEQRVRGILLASAGTDRELVRSIVDRGTPVVMVEDEGERGADGRSGGGAGGSTVSVDDVEGGRLAVAHLIEGGARRPAMVFARGDLHQVSARIEGAEAAATEAGLELELIEADDLTVLAGRAAGSEIAERSPEDRPDGVFCVNDLVAVGMMQAFAYEAGIAVPDEIAMVGYDDIAFARSTVVPLTSIAQPSELMGRTALALLEEKISAGDDAVDRHVRFSPELVRRGSSRG